The proteins below come from a single Salvelinus alpinus chromosome 18, SLU_Salpinus.1, whole genome shotgun sequence genomic window:
- the LOC139543572 gene encoding amyloid-beta A4 precursor protein-binding family A member 1-like isoform X2 has protein sequence MSHKQQGEGLGGAVGEEQKSPAVPRNRQPNGTAGGGGGEGVPVRRSWRPCQMLGQDGQGPYLHHHHHHPSIPQQGSGRGPTRHHRRSPSGPGLSRQGEGVAMEPPRHTQPPRPGVARYRRQGEPRVRVHRRRQPPRDGQEIHDPPFPHQWSSDASLTEQSDMTGPATMKQQHPLHSPQPHHTQDSGAPDLTAGTLTPTHHTPCPPASDIPPQELPPPLTNRESPQPQEEEEKEEEGCSSSITQSVSAQSGFDIQTDLEWNQEQGGHGEGDLKETSLGEEDKRERDLGEDNQEDGTNGHCSDTDSAASLSMEAPSLSPPTRQSPPTSPSPFSPPPLQSELSDQCSDEFSPSPTHDTDILPDDESCTDSPLSHSESFTFTDSYPKTYAEFYNESYPQSESITESYTEPYAKSYPQSFPEPLKLINYPDLDRELHRRSEADPDEPYEEPYPEPYSCRQREHVYKGATDTEPPTDPQPHASWPGRDVGLPQTSPPWQGRSVGSRLHHYDDTTSDGEGDSLKESSSSQSLGPPPRYVQGETQAEYPSSGQPISGELQDEQARMELRLPAEGLSEDSVRGSGNAISLAIRDIREAIEEVKTKTVRSPYTPDQPIEPVWVMRQEVSPTEEEYSPQQPPGGNVSPVSQSPSHYTQVPARDTVPVPVRVPVPSPAQVLAQVPEPVCHVRAESSRTHQVQHREHRAQKEPPRPPSIEEIRRSMPFFPSYVEVPGPCDPEDLIDGIIFAASYLGSTHLLSERTPTKSARMQQAQEAMSRVRTAQKQAKHRKKTEDEVPSSTEVDLFMSTQRIKVLNADTQESMMDLPLRTISYIADIGNMVVLMARGKMVRSRSAQENLNQTTDHSDHTNSPARDDLPQYRMVCHVFESEDAQLIAQSIGQAFSVAYQEFLRANGIDPEDLSQREYSDLLNTQDMYNDDLIHFSKSENCRDVNIEKQKGEMLGVVIVESGWGSILPTVIIASMMHSGPAEKSGRLNIGDQIMTINGTSLVGLPLSTCQSIIKGLKAQCRIKLNIVRCPPVTMVLIRRPDLRYQLGFSVQNGIICSLMRGGIAERGGVRVGHRIIEINGQSVVATPHEKIVDILSNAVGEIHMKTMPAAMYRLLTAQEQPVYI, from the exons ATGAGCCACAAGCAGCAGGGGGAGGGGCTAGGTGGTGCTGTGGGGGAGGAGCAGAAGTCTCCAGCTGTTCCCAGAAACAGGCAGCCCAATGGCACAGCAGGAGGAGGCGGAGGAGAGGGGGTCCCTGTCCGGAGAAGTTGGAGACCCTGCCAAATGCTCGGTCAGGACGGGCAAGGTCCTTAtcttcatcaccaccatcatcatccctCTATTCCGCAACAAGGCTCGGGCCGCGGCCCAACACGGCACCATAGGCGTTCACCCTCAGGGCCGGGCCTGTCCAGGCAGGGGGAGGGAGTGGCTATGGAGCCTCCTCGCCACACCCAGCCGCCCCGCCCTGGCGTGGCCCGCTACCGCCGCCAGGGGGAGCCCAGGGTCAGAGTTCACAGACGGAGACAGCCGCCGAGAGACGGCCAAGAGATCCACGACCCGCCGTTTCCACATCAATGGTCATCTGACGCTTCTCTGACTGAGCAGAGTGACATGACTGGTCCAGCAACAATGAAGCAGCAGCACCCCCTGCACTCCCCTCAACCCCACCACACACAAGACAGTGGAGCACCTGACCTTACTGCTGGTACTCTTACgccaacacaccacacaccatgTCCCCCTGCATCTGATATCCCTCCTCAAGAGCTGCCACCACCCCTTACCAACAGAGAGTCTCCCCAGcctcaggaggaagaggagaaggaggaggaagggtgCAGCTCATCCATAACTCAGTCTGTTAGTGCTCAGAGTGGATTTGACATCCAGACAGACCTAGAGTGGAACCAGGAGCAGGGGGGCCATGGAGAAGGGGACCTAAAGGAGACAAGTCTGGGAGAAGAGGACAAAAGAGAGAGGGATTTGGGAGAGGACAACCAGGAAGATGGAACAAATGGCCACTGTTCTGACACTGATAGTGCTGCCTCTCTAAGCATGGAGGCTCCGTCCCTGAGCCCACCTACTCGCCAATCACCACCTACCTCTCCATCTCCATTCTCGCCCCCTCCACTTCAGTCTGAGCTCTCGGACCAATGTAGTGATGAGTTTAGCCCAAGCCCCACCCACGACACTGACATACTGCCTGACGATGAGAGCTGCACTGATTCTCCACTGTCCCATTCCGAATCTTTCACCTTCACAGACTCGTATCCAAAGACCTATGCAGAATTTTATAATGAGTCCTACCCACAGTCAGAATCCATCACAGAATCCTACACAGAGCCCTACGCAAAATCCTACCCCCAGTCTTTCCCTGAACccttgaaattaattaattatcCAGACTTAGACAGAGAGCTCCACAGGAGATCTGAGGCCGACCCTGATGAGCCATATGAGGAACCCTACCCAGAGCCCTATAGTTGTAGACAGAGGGAGCATGTTTATAAGGGAGCTACAGACACTGAGCCACCCACTGATCCACAACCCCATGCCTCCTGGCCAGGTAGGGATGTGGGGTTACCACAGACCAGTCCCCCTTGGCAGGGTCGCTCAGTTGGCTCAAGACTGCACCACTACGATGACACTACGTCTGATGGGGAGGGCGACAGCCTTAAAGAAAGCTCCAGCTCTCAAAGCCTGGGGCCACCTCCCAGGTACGTGCAGGGTGAAACCCAGGCAGAGTATCCCAGCTCTGGGCAGCCTATTTCAGGCGAGTTACAGGATGAGCAGGCCAGGATGGAGCTCAGGCTTCCAGCGGAAGGCctttcagaggacagtgtcaggGGATCAGGGAATGCCATCTCTCTGGCCATCAGGGACATCCGAGAGGCCATAGAGGAGGTGAAGACTAAGACGGTGAGATCGCCCTACACTCCTGACCAGCCCATAGAGCCTGTGTGGGTGATGAGACAGGAAGTCAGTCCTACTGAAGAGGAGTATTCCCCACAGCAGCCACCGGGAGGCAACGTGAGT CCTGTCTCTCAGTCACCTTCACACTATACCCAAGTTCCAGCTCGCGACACAGTTCCAGTCCCTGTCCGTGTTCCAGTCCCATCCCCAGCCCAAGTTCTGGCGCAAGTCCCAGAGCCTGTCTGTCATGTGAGGGCAGAGTCCTCCAGAACACACCAGGTACAGCACAGGGAGCATAGAGCGCAGAAGGAACCGCCTAGGCCTCCATCGATTGAGGAG ATCCGGAGGAGTATGCCCTTCTTTCCCTCATATGTGGAAG TCCCAGGGCCATGTGACCCAGAGGACCTGATCGATGGCATCATCTTTGCAGCCAGCTACCTGGGCTCCACCCACCTGCTGTCAGAGAGGACACCCACTAAGAGTGCCCGCATGCAGCAGGCCCAGGAGGCTATGAGCCGTGTCAGG ACCGCCCAAAAGCAAGCTAAACACAGAAAGAAG ACTGAGGATGAGGTTCCTTCCTCCACTGAAGTGGATCTCTTCATGTCTACACAGAGGATCAAAGTGCTGAACGCAGACACTCAG GAGTCCATGATGGACCTGCCTCTGAGGACCATCTCCTACATTGCTGACATAGGCAACATGGTGGTGCTGATGGCCAGGGGGAAGATGGTGCGCTCCAGGAGCGCTCAGGAAAACTTGAACCAAACCACTGACCACTCTGACCACACCAACAGCCCTGCCCGTGATGACCTCCCCCAGTACAGGATGGTCTGCCACGTGTTTGAGTCAGAggat gCCCAGCTCATAGCCCAGTCCATTGGCCAGGCATTCAGTGTGGCATATCAGGAGTTCCTGCGGGCCAATGGAATCGACCCAGAGGACTTGAGTCAGAGGGAGTACAGCGACCTGCTCAACACTCAGGACATGTACAACGATGACCTCATCCACTTCTCCAAGTCAGAGAACTGCAGAGAC GTTAACATCGAgaagcagaagggagagatgctGGGGGTGGTCATAGTGGAGTCAGGCTGGGGCTCTATCCTGCCCACCGTCATCATTGCTAGCATGATGCATTCTGGGCCAGCAGAGAAGTCTGGTCGACTCAACATTGGTGACCAGATTATGACCATCAATGGAACAAGTCTGGTTggactgcccctctccacctGCCAGAGTATCATTAAG GGTCTGAAGGCCCAGTGCAGGATCAAGTTGAACATCGTCAGGTGTCCCCCCGTCACCATGGTGCTGATCCGCAGACCAGACCTCAGATACCAGCTGGGCTTCAGCGTACAGAATGGGATT aTCTGCAGCCTGATGAGGGGGGGCATTGCTGAGAGAGGGGGGGTCCGCGTCGGTCATCGCATCATTGAGATCAACGGCCAGAGTGTGGTGGCCACGCCCCATGAGAAGATTGTTGACATCCTGTCTAATGCAGTGGGAGAG ATCCACATGAAGACTATGCCTGCAGCCATGTACCGTCTGCTGACTGCCCAGGAACAGCCAGTCTACATCTGA
- the LOC139543572 gene encoding amyloid-beta A4 precursor protein-binding family A member 1-like isoform X1 has protein sequence MSHKQQGEGLGGAVGEEQKSPAVPRNRQPNGTAGGGGGEGVPVRRSWRPCQMLGQDGQGPYLHHHHHHPSIPQQGSGRGPTRHHRRSPSGPGLSRQGEGVAMEPPRHTQPPRPGVARYRRQGEPRVRVHRRRQPPRDGQEIHDPPFPHQWSSDASLTEQSDMTGPATMKQQHPLHSPQPHHTQDSGAPDLTAGTLTPTHHTPCPPASDIPPQELPPPLTNRESPQPQEEEEKEEEGCSSSITQSVSAQSGFDIQTDLEWNQEQGGHGEGDLKETSLGEEDKRERDLGEDNQEDGTNGHCSDTDSAASLSMEAPSLSPPTRQSPPTSPSPFSPPPLQSELSDQCSDEFSPSPTHDTDILPDDESCTDSPLSHSESFTFTDSYPKTYAEFYNESYPQSESITESYTEPYAKSYPQSFPEPLKLINYPDLDRELHRRSEADPDEPYEEPYPEPYSCRQREHVYKGATDTEPPTDPQPHASWPGRDVGLPQTSPPWQGRSVGSRLHHYDDTTSDGEGDSLKESSSSQSLGPPPRYVQGETQAEYPSSGQPISGELQDEQARMELRLPAEGLSEDSVRGSGNAISLAIRDIREAIEEVKTKTVRSPYTPDQPIEPVWVMRQEVSPTEEEYSPQQPPGGNVSPVSQSPSHYTQVPARDTVPVPVRVPVPSPAQVLAQVPEPVCHVRAESSRTHQVQHREHRAQKEPPRPPSIEEIRRSMPFFPSYVEVPGPCDPEDLIDGIIFAASYLGSTHLLSERTPTKSARMQQAQEAMSRVRTAQKQAKHRKKTEDEVPSSTEVDLFMSTQRIKVLNADTQQESMMDLPLRTISYIADIGNMVVLMARGKMVRSRSAQENLNQTTDHSDHTNSPARDDLPQYRMVCHVFESEDAQLIAQSIGQAFSVAYQEFLRANGIDPEDLSQREYSDLLNTQDMYNDDLIHFSKSENCRDVNIEKQKGEMLGVVIVESGWGSILPTVIIASMMHSGPAEKSGRLNIGDQIMTINGTSLVGLPLSTCQSIIKGLKAQCRIKLNIVRCPPVTMVLIRRPDLRYQLGFSVQNGIICSLMRGGIAERGGVRVGHRIIEINGQSVVATPHEKIVDILSNAVGEIHMKTMPAAMYRLLTAQEQPVYI, from the exons ATGAGCCACAAGCAGCAGGGGGAGGGGCTAGGTGGTGCTGTGGGGGAGGAGCAGAAGTCTCCAGCTGTTCCCAGAAACAGGCAGCCCAATGGCACAGCAGGAGGAGGCGGAGGAGAGGGGGTCCCTGTCCGGAGAAGTTGGAGACCCTGCCAAATGCTCGGTCAGGACGGGCAAGGTCCTTAtcttcatcaccaccatcatcatccctCTATTCCGCAACAAGGCTCGGGCCGCGGCCCAACACGGCACCATAGGCGTTCACCCTCAGGGCCGGGCCTGTCCAGGCAGGGGGAGGGAGTGGCTATGGAGCCTCCTCGCCACACCCAGCCGCCCCGCCCTGGCGTGGCCCGCTACCGCCGCCAGGGGGAGCCCAGGGTCAGAGTTCACAGACGGAGACAGCCGCCGAGAGACGGCCAAGAGATCCACGACCCGCCGTTTCCACATCAATGGTCATCTGACGCTTCTCTGACTGAGCAGAGTGACATGACTGGTCCAGCAACAATGAAGCAGCAGCACCCCCTGCACTCCCCTCAACCCCACCACACACAAGACAGTGGAGCACCTGACCTTACTGCTGGTACTCTTACgccaacacaccacacaccatgTCCCCCTGCATCTGATATCCCTCCTCAAGAGCTGCCACCACCCCTTACCAACAGAGAGTCTCCCCAGcctcaggaggaagaggagaaggaggaggaagggtgCAGCTCATCCATAACTCAGTCTGTTAGTGCTCAGAGTGGATTTGACATCCAGACAGACCTAGAGTGGAACCAGGAGCAGGGGGGCCATGGAGAAGGGGACCTAAAGGAGACAAGTCTGGGAGAAGAGGACAAAAGAGAGAGGGATTTGGGAGAGGACAACCAGGAAGATGGAACAAATGGCCACTGTTCTGACACTGATAGTGCTGCCTCTCTAAGCATGGAGGCTCCGTCCCTGAGCCCACCTACTCGCCAATCACCACCTACCTCTCCATCTCCATTCTCGCCCCCTCCACTTCAGTCTGAGCTCTCGGACCAATGTAGTGATGAGTTTAGCCCAAGCCCCACCCACGACACTGACATACTGCCTGACGATGAGAGCTGCACTGATTCTCCACTGTCCCATTCCGAATCTTTCACCTTCACAGACTCGTATCCAAAGACCTATGCAGAATTTTATAATGAGTCCTACCCACAGTCAGAATCCATCACAGAATCCTACACAGAGCCCTACGCAAAATCCTACCCCCAGTCTTTCCCTGAACccttgaaattaattaattatcCAGACTTAGACAGAGAGCTCCACAGGAGATCTGAGGCCGACCCTGATGAGCCATATGAGGAACCCTACCCAGAGCCCTATAGTTGTAGACAGAGGGAGCATGTTTATAAGGGAGCTACAGACACTGAGCCACCCACTGATCCACAACCCCATGCCTCCTGGCCAGGTAGGGATGTGGGGTTACCACAGACCAGTCCCCCTTGGCAGGGTCGCTCAGTTGGCTCAAGACTGCACCACTACGATGACACTACGTCTGATGGGGAGGGCGACAGCCTTAAAGAAAGCTCCAGCTCTCAAAGCCTGGGGCCACCTCCCAGGTACGTGCAGGGTGAAACCCAGGCAGAGTATCCCAGCTCTGGGCAGCCTATTTCAGGCGAGTTACAGGATGAGCAGGCCAGGATGGAGCTCAGGCTTCCAGCGGAAGGCctttcagaggacagtgtcaggGGATCAGGGAATGCCATCTCTCTGGCCATCAGGGACATCCGAGAGGCCATAGAGGAGGTGAAGACTAAGACGGTGAGATCGCCCTACACTCCTGACCAGCCCATAGAGCCTGTGTGGGTGATGAGACAGGAAGTCAGTCCTACTGAAGAGGAGTATTCCCCACAGCAGCCACCGGGAGGCAACGTGAGT CCTGTCTCTCAGTCACCTTCACACTATACCCAAGTTCCAGCTCGCGACACAGTTCCAGTCCCTGTCCGTGTTCCAGTCCCATCCCCAGCCCAAGTTCTGGCGCAAGTCCCAGAGCCTGTCTGTCATGTGAGGGCAGAGTCCTCCAGAACACACCAGGTACAGCACAGGGAGCATAGAGCGCAGAAGGAACCGCCTAGGCCTCCATCGATTGAGGAG ATCCGGAGGAGTATGCCCTTCTTTCCCTCATATGTGGAAG TCCCAGGGCCATGTGACCCAGAGGACCTGATCGATGGCATCATCTTTGCAGCCAGCTACCTGGGCTCCACCCACCTGCTGTCAGAGAGGACACCCACTAAGAGTGCCCGCATGCAGCAGGCCCAGGAGGCTATGAGCCGTGTCAGG ACCGCCCAAAAGCAAGCTAAACACAGAAAGAAG ACTGAGGATGAGGTTCCTTCCTCCACTGAAGTGGATCTCTTCATGTCTACACAGAGGATCAAAGTGCTGAACGCAGACACTCAG CAGGAGTCCATGATGGACCTGCCTCTGAGGACCATCTCCTACATTGCTGACATAGGCAACATGGTGGTGCTGATGGCCAGGGGGAAGATGGTGCGCTCCAGGAGCGCTCAGGAAAACTTGAACCAAACCACTGACCACTCTGACCACACCAACAGCCCTGCCCGTGATGACCTCCCCCAGTACAGGATGGTCTGCCACGTGTTTGAGTCAGAggat gCCCAGCTCATAGCCCAGTCCATTGGCCAGGCATTCAGTGTGGCATATCAGGAGTTCCTGCGGGCCAATGGAATCGACCCAGAGGACTTGAGTCAGAGGGAGTACAGCGACCTGCTCAACACTCAGGACATGTACAACGATGACCTCATCCACTTCTCCAAGTCAGAGAACTGCAGAGAC GTTAACATCGAgaagcagaagggagagatgctGGGGGTGGTCATAGTGGAGTCAGGCTGGGGCTCTATCCTGCCCACCGTCATCATTGCTAGCATGATGCATTCTGGGCCAGCAGAGAAGTCTGGTCGACTCAACATTGGTGACCAGATTATGACCATCAATGGAACAAGTCTGGTTggactgcccctctccacctGCCAGAGTATCATTAAG GGTCTGAAGGCCCAGTGCAGGATCAAGTTGAACATCGTCAGGTGTCCCCCCGTCACCATGGTGCTGATCCGCAGACCAGACCTCAGATACCAGCTGGGCTTCAGCGTACAGAATGGGATT aTCTGCAGCCTGATGAGGGGGGGCATTGCTGAGAGAGGGGGGGTCCGCGTCGGTCATCGCATCATTGAGATCAACGGCCAGAGTGTGGTGGCCACGCCCCATGAGAAGATTGTTGACATCCTGTCTAATGCAGTGGGAGAG ATCCACATGAAGACTATGCCTGCAGCCATGTACCGTCTGCTGACTGCCCAGGAACAGCCAGTCTACATCTGA